In the genome of Capsicum annuum cultivar UCD-10X-F1 unplaced genomic scaffold, UCD10Xv1.1 ctg47645, whole genome shotgun sequence, the window GTGAAGTACTCTTTTCTGACACCCATTGTGTAGATAATCCAATGCTTGAGCAATGCCACAGATGATGCCATGCCTTATTTCCCCATTCAGACTCAACCCTTCTCTGATTTCTCCGTTTTCTTCGCAAATTATCAACTTGTCTAAGCCCCCATTTGGCATGAACTCATACACCACAAGGAGTTCATTGCTCTCATAAAGCCATCCTATCAATTTGACAAGATTCTTGTGGTGGAGATTGCCTATGGTTGTGACTTCTGCTATGAGGTCTTTTGCCCATTGTCTCGAATCTTTAAAGAATCTCTTCACAGCCATATTTATACTTATCTTcaccgtttgagcttctccatagctgccccaagtcatttatgacttgctgagaCTGAGGATTTGGTTActgggcagttcgtttggtttttagagtcaactccctgtttagaagtcttcgttggttcctaATGGCCACCGATCTAAAACTTCAGCGAAacgatctcggatgaaaatttcGACTGCGCCAGCATattcaaaatatcgattttagtctaggtagacctttcgTTCCGGTCCCAATACACccgaactcatttcgacctattagtaaGAAAGTCATAAAATCGAAACTATatatgtgggccccactttttgcctaaacgaCCTTGTatggaagttttgatgattccaatagATTTGaattgtggtttacactcaaatttcactattggatcatatattttgggtCCCGGATGAGTTCCgagggtcaaaaacaagtttttgactttgctgtcatAGGGTACCGCGTTTGTTCGCCGAAGGGTCTATCAATAGACCCAAGGTCGTGATTTTGGGGATTGTTCTTTCACATTTGAgaacctaaaaccctaaatgggtatgatcaCTCGAAATTGAGTCTTGTGGATGTCTAGGaagcttggtaaacatcttttatcatgattatcatccggattaaggtaagatttcatcactttattggtgaatttcattgttcttgacccaaaactccaatttagcttaaggcttgatttagccccaaatttcgTTTGTTTGCACCCATCAATTGAGGGTTATGCTTCCTTTTTGGTagatgagcattgggttgacctcggaaATGCAATTttcgtatgtgggacccacttgggctttttggtgtcatttttggacccgaagcacaatagtgcaatatgggtatcgttagactcatattgatgattagattatatttttgatagtgtgatggcattttggggattgtgaaatgaagacgagcatgtggtgcatgaaatgtgattttgcggtttagccttgaggtaggcttctgtctactttcttcatggatgatgtatgatatatattgcgtgtgaacgtgaatgttaagattgatattggatagaatgacttagtattgaatatacatataagtttggagattagatagggttttggacccgtaggttgaattacttaatacccttgtagaatcctattgcctactccctagtttgggtaaatttgtagcatggatatgatatgatgatatgctcggaatatggttttagcatttgaagcatgatttgtatatttagccttattgggctagtgcgATAGTTTTGGAACCGTAAGTTTGACAGAGTTggcttgagtacccttgtttctagtcgaagttactATCTTAGGCGTTAATATGGCTTGCTTGACATCTagaggatgaactagataccttagcctattttagagcatagtatgcctaatcatggaaattatggattagaagtggg includes:
- the LOC124892480 gene encoding probable L-type lectin-domain containing receptor kinase S.5, producing MAVKRFFKDSRQWAKDLIAEVTTIGNLHHKNLVKLIGWLYESNELLVVYEFMPNGGLDKLIICEENGEIREGLSLNGEIRHGIICGIAQALDYLHNGCQKR